Proteins found in one Amblyraja radiata isolate CabotCenter1 chromosome 15, sAmbRad1.1.pri, whole genome shotgun sequence genomic segment:
- the LOC116980970 gene encoding interferon-induced protein with tetratricopeptide repeats 5-like, which yields MGDLLKEKLDQLQCHFTWSPQKETIDLDDMMYRLQDAIIFANKYQAASYNQLAFVNYLQGNSEEAIQNLKEAEKILRENHKDAFERNSIITYGNYAWVHYHMGQLAKAQSYLDKLEMICKPLTDGPRYTAMLPEVYGEKGWSLLSSAAPYYEEAVECFEKALEEDPNNTEWIMGKATVLSRLESFSGTPESHEWSQSVKYLRRVLELDPDDSMAMVLLALKLKRLSRKEEANELVEQALQKSSNDPYVLRYSAKFYREEGAVEKAIDLLKQALELIPHSCFMHHQIGMCYRVKLKKLGVRHSRSPATQQETELINKCKYHFGKASEGRPRTAIRPKLDFADICIRSGEYSKAEEIYNNLVKLEDIRPGNVQQICLGAGSFELYQKRSESSAISLFLKGVNIEYDSGERKKCKEQLEKWADKKLCYAPHDSRALSVRGLLYKMRGHKSKAIEYLEKALEMDHENEEYLSALSELRLSD from the coding sequence ATGGGAGATTTGTTGAAAGAGAAGCTCGATCAGCTTCAGTGTCACTTCACGTGGAGCCCACAGAAGGAGACCATTGACCTGGATGATATGATGTACAGATTACAAGATGCCATAATCTTTGCAAATAAATATCAAGCCGCATCCTACAACCAACTCGCTTTTGTAAACTACCTGCAAGGCAACAGTGAGGAAGCTATTCAAAACTTAAAGGAAGCTGAAAAGATTCTGAGGGAGAACCACAAAGATGCATTTGAAAGAAACAGCATCATCACCTATGGAAACTATGCCTGGGTGCATTACCACATGGGACAACTGGCCAAGGCCCAGTCCTACCTCGACAAGCTGGAGATGATATGTAAACCGCTCACTGATGGTCCCCGCTATACAGCAATGTTACCTGAagtgtatggggagaagggatggtCATTGTTGAGTTCTGCTGCTCCATATTATGAGGAGGCTGTGGAATGTTTTGAGAAAGCTCTGGAGGAAGATCCCAATAATACGGAGTGGATCATGGGCAAAGCAACTGTTCTGTCCCGTCTGGAATCATTTTCTGGAACCCCAGAGAGTCATGAATGGAGTCAGTCAGTGAAGTATCTGCGGCGTGTACTGGAGCTAGATCCAGATGATTCAATGGCCATGGTGCTGCTGGCCTTAAAATTGAAAAGACTCAGTAGAAAGGAAGAAGCAAATGAATTAGTTGAGCAAGCATTGCAGAAGTCCAGTAATGATCCATACGTGCTTCGCTATTCAGCAAAATTTTACAGAGAGGAAGGAGCAGTGGAGAAAGCAATCGATCTATTGAAGCAAGCATTAGAATTAATTCCACACTCGTGCTTCATGCACCACCAAATTGGAATGTGTTATAGAGTGAAACTGAAAAAGCTTGGTGTTAGACATTCTCGCAGCCCCGCAACTCAGCAGGAAACTGAGTTGATCAATAAATGTAAATATCACTTTGGAAAAGCCTCTGAGGGCCGTCCAAGGACAGCTATTCGACCAAAGTTGGACTTTGCAGATATTTGCATAAGAAGTGGAGAGTATTCTAAGGCagaggagatctacaataatctgGTGAAATTGGAGGACATCCGTCCAGGAAACGTACAGCAGATATGTTTAGGGGCTGGGTCATTCGAACTGTATCAGAAACGATCAGAATCAAGTGCCATCAGCCTATTTCTGAAAGGGGTGAATATTGAATATGATTCAGGAGAACGGAAAAAGTGTAAGGAACAATTGGAGAAGTGGGCAGATAAAAAACTTTGCTATGCTCCACATGACAGCAGAGCTCTTAGTGTGAGAGGGTTACTGTATAAGATGCGTGGGCACAAGTCCAAGGCTATTGAATACTTAGAAAAGGCCTTGGAGATGGATCATGAGAATGAAGAATATCTGAGTGCTCTTTCAGAATTACGTCTTAGTGATTGA